The following coding sequences lie in one Deltaproteobacteria bacterium IMCC39524 genomic window:
- a CDS encoding ABC transporter permease has translation MIAFMIRRLFQALIVIFIISVIGFAIKQSVGDPVRELTGISVSEEERDEFREKLGLNDPWYVQYGRFFGDAIQGDLGTSFFYKRPATEVILEKAPATLELVLVSSLIILFFSVPLGVFSAIKPDSLFSRALMGSSIVGVSIPVFLTAIMMVYLFSIKLGWLPSYGRGELVMLGGWGTGLLTVDGWLHILMPSIALSSIMLPLFIRLIRSEMMEVLESEYIKYAWAKGLSHRRVWFIHAFKNTLLPVITVGGVQLGVTIAFTILTETVFQWQGLGFMFMEAVERSDAPLLVAYLMFVGIVMVGVNTIVDLIYGLVNPTIRIAGVK, from the coding sequence ATGATAGCTTTCATGATCCGCCGTCTGTTCCAGGCACTGATCGTCATCTTCATTATCAGCGTCATCGGTTTTGCCATCAAGCAAAGTGTGGGTGACCCGGTGCGCGAACTGACCGGGATTTCAGTTTCCGAAGAAGAACGCGATGAGTTCAGAGAGAAGCTGGGTCTCAACGACCCTTGGTATGTTCAGTATGGGCGTTTTTTCGGTGACGCTATTCAGGGAGACCTGGGTACCTCCTTCTTCTACAAGCGACCGGCTACCGAGGTTATCCTGGAGAAGGCGCCTGCGACGCTCGAGTTGGTATTGGTCAGCAGTCTGATTATTCTGTTTTTTTCCGTTCCGCTGGGGGTGTTCTCGGCGATCAAGCCGGACAGCCTGTTCTCGCGTGCCCTGATGGGAAGCAGCATTGTCGGGGTTTCGATTCCGGTCTTTCTGACCGCGATTATGATGGTCTATTTGTTCTCCATCAAGCTCGGCTGGCTCCCATCATACGGACGCGGAGAGTTGGTCATGCTTGGGGGCTGGGGGACCGGCTTGCTGACTGTGGATGGCTGGCTGCATATCCTGATGCCGAGCATCGCTCTAAGCTCGATTATGCTGCCGCTCTTTATACGTCTGATTCGATCGGAGATGATGGAGGTTCTTGAGTCAGAGTACATCAAGTACGCGTGGGCCAAGGGGTTGTCTCACCGGCGGGTCTGGTTCATCCATGCCTTCAAAAACACTCTTCTGCCGGTGATTACCGTTGGTGGAGTGCAGCTTGGTGTCACTATCGCCTTCACTATTCTGACCGAAACGGTTTTTCAATGGCAGGGACTCGGCTTCATGTTCATGGAGGCGGTTGAGCGCTCCGATGCGCCCTTGTTGGTCGCTTATCTGATGTTTGTCGGCATCGTCATGGTCGGGGTCAACACCATTGTTGATCTGATCTATGGGTTGGTCAATCCAACCATCCGCATCGCGGGGGTGAAATAG